The stretch of DNA TTTATTTTCTCATCGTAACTTTTTGCCGAACAGTAAATGGTAAATTCATTTGATTTGGAATTATCATCTAGTAAGTTTTCCACTAGAGTTTCAAAACCACCATAACAGGCTGGCACACCAACGGTACCGATTATCGAAATATTCATTTTATTTATTTTTTGATGTCCCAGAGCCAATGAGTTTTGATTTTAATTTCACCAACCTAGGCATATGTTTACCTAAAAGTTTTCGTAAAAAGCCGCCTTTTTCAGGGTACCAAACGGTCGTCCTAACAACTCCTTCATGGTCTTGTTGAGTGTAACCATAAGCAGCAATAGACCTGCGATATTCCCCATCAGGGAATTTAATTGGAGCATATCCATGTAATGTATAATCACGTGTAAACATTATAACGGCTCGATTAAATAAAGGTTCTATTAAATGAAGATTTGCATCTTCAACTCTACCATCAAGCAACTTTAACTCACCTCCATAATCCTTTTTCCAATCTTTATTTAAATACAGAAGAATATTCACATTTCTAAACCAACTCGGTTCATTAGGATGATAATTAAAATCAACATGCATATCTAAGAAACTATCCTTGCCGCCTTGGTGTAACCCCCCGCCATGAAAATTGGGATCGATAAAGATGTTCTCACCTGTAATTTTGCATAGCAGTTCTTTAAACTCATCGG from Psychrosphaera aestuarii encodes:
- a CDS encoding 2OG-Fe(II) oxygenase; the encoded protein is MINFDLLNGKVEELKSQFLNAQPFEHVVIDNFCDENLLLEAVAAIPAVKEGEVNKSRDFIFAKNKFEKALFDDIHPNLKTLKRELLADEFKELLCKITGENIFIDPNFHGGGLHQGGKDSFLDMHVDFNYHPNEPSWFRNVNILLYLNKDWKKDYGGELKLLDGRVEDANLHLIEPLFNRAVIMFTRDYTLHGYAPIKFPDGEYRRSIAAYGYTQQDHEGVVRTTVWYPEKGGFLRKLLGKHMPRLVKLKSKLIGSGTSKNK